The DNA region ACATTAGTGTCGCGATCGAAGATGTTTACAGCGCTTTCACCTTGGGTTTGGACGACGCCCCAGATCTTGCCATGGGCGGCGGAGGCGCCTTGAGCCTTGACGACTAAGGGAAAAGCCAGAATCAGGCCCAGGATTGCAGCCAAGCTCATCAAGCGCGTCTGGGTATTCATGAGGATAGGCTCCTTTTGCCGGATTTCGCATGCCACATCATAACCTTAAAGTCAGAACCATCATCTGCGTTAGACGTTACTATTGCTTGTAAAATTCTGTCAATCTATTAAAGATTTTGGTTTCGCGACTTGCAAGAGAGAACATTGGTTGGCGCGGATTACCGCGGACAATCGTAAGCCGGCATCCGGAGCCATGGGTCAGGAGCCATCGGTATGGATGAGCGAGTCAAACAAGGGTTGGAGCGCGAGCAGATAATCGATATTAGCACGGTCGGGCGGAAGTCCGGTCAAGCGCGTCGAATTGAGATCCGATTGCACTATCTCGACGGCAAGTTTTATCTGAGCGGTACCCCTGGGCGGCCGCGTAGCTGGTATGCCAACCTGCGCGCCCATCCCGGCTTTATCCTGCACCTCAAGCAGCACGTGCAGGCGGATCTGCGCGCGCGGGCAACTCCTATCCTGGAGCCCGCGCAACGGCGCGCGATTTTCGAAGCGATGAAACACAAGGCCGCCGACCAACGTGATGTCGATGCTTGGACCACCGGCAGCCCGCTGGTCGCGGTCGAATTGGTCGACCAGTAGCGCCAACGTTGGCCATATTGGCGCTACTGGGAGTACGCTATTCGGAGTTCAGAAAGCGCTGCACCGCGGGCATCACTTCCATCGGCTTTTCGTAGGGCAGCATATGTCCGGCGCCTGGTACCACCAGGCTTTGGATGCGAGCGATGCCTGCGGCAAAATCGTGCGCGTAGGCCGGCGGCACAAATTGGTCCTCGCCGCCCAAGACAATCAAGGTGCGCGCCTTGATTCGGGGCAGCCGCCGGCGCAGTCCCTTATCCGGGATCGGCCAGATGAACTTGGTGACCGCCGTTAAGCCCTGGGCAATGGCGATAATGCGCTCGACCTGGTTCTGTCCTTCGGCCTGCTGAGCGGCCAAGCGATCGCGAGCGGCCACGTCATGCCATAGGAAGTTTTCGACTTGCAGATAGGGCTGCGCAAAAATATCAGCCACCGGGTACGCGTCATTCCACAATCCCAAGGGTGAGAGCAGCACCAGTTTGCTGGGGCGGCGCGGGAAATGGGCCGCCAACTCCGCCGCCAGCATCGCGCCGAAGGAATGGCCTACGACCGGTAGTTGATCCAGCCGCAGTTCCTCGAGCAAATCGTCGTAATCCAGGACCAACTCATGGATGTTCATGATCTGGTCCAGCTCGGCGCGGTCGTTGAACCCCGGGGCAACTGGCGCGATAACCCGGTAGCTTTGAGCCAAGGCTTCGATCGCCGGATCAACCGCGTGAACGCCGCCCAGGCCGTGCAGCCAAACCAAGTCGGCACCCTTGCCGGCGCTATAGATCTGCCAGGAACGGCCGTTTTTAAGCTTGATCTTCTCGCTGCTCAGCATGTGATTACACGTTAGCCGGGAGCGGGGCGGGTTTGGCAATATGTTCCAGCGTATCGGTGGGCCACCATTTGTCTTCCCATTCGCTGAAGCGCGGGCGCAGGTGGGGAATGACCTCCTTGGCAAAGCGGGAGGTGTTGTAGAAGGTGGTCTCCTTGGACATGTTGCCGTAGTGGCACAGCACCATTAGATGACCCACCCGTAACTTATCGGCCATCTCGTTGAGCTGTTGAACTACCGACTTGGGACTGCCGCTTACGATATAGCGGCGCTCTAGCAGCTCGCCCCAGGTCAACTCGCCCAAGCTCTGCTGGCGCGCGGCGCGCGCCACCTGGCTTTCGATTCCTGCGCGCAGGGTCGCGATCGTGCCATAACCGGGGGGATCGGAAAAACCGGGGTAAACGTTGAGGCAGCGCTGGTAAAAATACAGCGCCGGCCCGGCGTAAAGCCGCTCCGCCTCGGCGTCGTTGTCGGCTACGGCCACGAATTGCAAAAAGCCGGCCTGATAGGGATTGGGTTCAACCCCATGGCGCGCCACCGTTTCCCACCAGCCGTCCATCACCTTTTGTGCCGCGACATAGCCAAAGTACGAGAGATGGGCGTAAAGAAACCTGCGCTTGACGCATCCCTCCCAGGTCTCCACCGTGCCACCACCCGGAATCCAGACCGGCGGCCGGGGTTTTTGAATTGGTCGCGGCCAGATATTAACGTAGCGCAACTGGGTATATTTGCCGTTGAAGGCGAAGACCTCGGGATCGCTCCATGCTCGGGTGATAAGATCGACCCCTTCCCAATATTTTTCGCGCAAAGTGGCCGGCGAGCGTCCATAGGTGAAAACCGTGTCCATCGGCGTGCCAACCGGAAAACCCGCCACTAGCCGCCCACCCGACATCACGTCGAGCATTGCCATCTCTTCTGCCACCCGGGTGGGGGGGTCGTACAAGGCCACCGAATTGCCCATCAAGACCAGCTTGACCCGCGAGGTGCGGCGAGTCAGCGCCGCTGCCATCAGGTTGGGCGAGGGCATCAACCCATAAGCGTTCTGATGATGTTCGTTGACGCAGACTCCGTCGAAGCCCGCGCTTTCGGCATACTCCAGCTCGTCGAGGTAATCGTTGTAGGCGACATGTCCTTTAGCCGGGTCGAACAGGTGCGAGGGGACGTCTACCCAAACCGAGTGATATTTTTGGCGGAAGTCGTCCGGCAGATGCGGATACGGCATCAAGTGAAACCAATGGAATTTCATTTGCCCCTCGCGCTTAAGGAGATGTGATCCAAAGTTCAGCTTTAGCGCTAGCGCGCCGCTTAGTCCATCCTCGAACTGTCCGGGGTGGCCGGGAGCTGTCAGTCCGCAGCTGCGCCGGCGCCTGGCTGCGTGCGCACCAGGGACTATCTACGCGCCCGCGTGCCGTTACTGGCGCTCACGCGCACGGCCTCGTAGCTGCCCACGGCGCCTTCGTATACCTCGATAGTTAAGCGCGCGGTGCGTTCCCACGAAAAGCGGGAGCTGTGGCGTTGGCCGGCGGCGATCAGCGCGCGGCGCGCCGGCTCGTCCAGCAATAAATGGTCA from Candidatus Binataceae bacterium includes:
- a CDS encoding nitroreductase family deazaflavin-dependent oxidoreductase — its product is MDERVKQGLEREQIIDISTVGRKSGQARRIEIRLHYLDGKFYLSGTPGRPRSWYANLRAHPGFILHLKQHVQADLRARATPILEPAQRRAIFEAMKHKAADQRDVDAWTTGSPLVAVELVDQ
- a CDS encoding LLM class flavin-dependent oxidoreductase, which gives rise to MKFHWFHLMPYPHLPDDFRQKYHSVWVDVPSHLFDPAKGHVAYNDYLDELEYAESAGFDGVCVNEHHQNAYGLMPSPNLMAAALTRRTSRVKLVLMGNSVALYDPPTRVAEEMAMLDVMSGGRLVAGFPVGTPMDTVFTYGRSPATLREKYWEGVDLITRAWSDPEVFAFNGKYTQLRYVNIWPRPIQKPRPPVWIPGGGTVETWEGCVKRRFLYAHLSYFGYVAAQKVMDGWWETVARHGVEPNPYQAGFLQFVAVADNDAEAERLYAGPALYFYQRCLNVYPGFSDPPGYGTIATLRAGIESQVARAARQQSLGELTWGELLERRYIVSGSPKSVVQQLNEMADKLRVGHLMVLCHYGNMSKETTFYNTSRFAKEVIPHLRPRFSEWEDKWWPTDTLEHIAKPAPLPANV
- a CDS encoding alpha/beta hydrolase; the encoded protein is MLSSEKIKLKNGRSWQIYSAGKGADLVWLHGLGGVHAVDPAIEALAQSYRVIAPVAPGFNDRAELDQIMNIHELVLDYDDLLEELRLDQLPVVGHSFGAMLAAELAAHFPRRPSKLVLLSPLGLWNDAYPVADIFAQPYLQVENFLWHDVAARDRLAAQQAEGQNQVERIIAIAQGLTAVTKFIWPIPDKGLRRRLPRIKARTLIVLGGEDQFVPPAYAHDFAAGIARIQSLVVPGAGHMLPYEKPMEVMPAVQRFLNSE